In the Euphorbia lathyris chromosome 5, ddEupLath1.1, whole genome shotgun sequence genome, one interval contains:
- the LOC136230386 gene encoding 187-kDa microtubule-associated protein AIR9-like isoform X3, which translates to MYEYQRTKHLYFLFPTASALLSDGNRIPQPTTPTSQGDRYSFEPLPSYLSCSYKVRLEEIGRSLRCECIVTEVFGRSSEPEYAETAAIFPASKIGDVCSYWKGNRR; encoded by the exons ATGTACGAGTATCAACGGACCAAGCACCtttatttcttatttccaaCGGCGAGTGCTCTACTCTCTG ATGGGAATCGTATTCCTCAACCTACAACACCTACATCTCAG GGGGACAGATACTCTTTTGAGCCTTTACCTTCATATCTTTCCTGCTCTTATAAGGTCCGGTTAGAGGAGATTGGCAGAAGCTTGAGATGTGAATGCATTGTCACAGAAGTGTTTGGAAGGTCAAGTGAGCCAGAATATGCTGAGACTGCTGCTATATTTCCAG CTTCCAAAATTGGAGATGTTTGCTCTTACTGGAAAGGCAATAGAAGGTGA
- the LOC136230386 gene encoding uncharacterized protein isoform X2: MYEYQRTKHLYFLFPTASALLSDGNRIPQPTTPTSQVRLEEIGRSLRCECIVTEVFGRSSEPEYAETAAIFPGLLLHLQTIIFLYGNYYLVMATIYVGPDIWFSVQLPKLEMFALTGKAIEGDILTSVESNTTK, from the exons ATGTACGAGTATCAACGGACCAAGCACCtttatttcttatttccaaCGGCGAGTGCTCTACTCTCTG ATGGGAATCGTATTCCTCAACCTACAACACCTACATCTCAG GTCCGGTTAGAGGAGATTGGCAGAAGCTTGAGATGTGAATGCATTGTCACAGAAGTGTTTGGAAGGTCAAGTGAGCCAGAATATGCTGAGACTGCTGCTATATTTCCAGGTCTTTTATTACACTTGCAAACTATCATTTTTCTCTATGGAAATTATTATCTTGTAATGGCTACTATTTATGTTGGACCGGACATTTGGTTTTCTGTACAGCTTCCAAAATTGGAGATGTTTGCTCTTACTGGAAAGGCAATAGAAGGTGATATACTCACTTCAGTTGAAAGTAATACCACAAAGTGA
- the LOC136230386 gene encoding uncharacterized protein isoform X1 — translation MYEYQRTKHLYFLFPTASALLSDGNRIPQPTTPTSQGDRYSFEPLPSYLSCSYKVRLEEIGRSLRCECIVTEVFGRSSEPEYAETAAIFPGLLLHLQTIIFLYGNYYLVMATIYVGPDIWFSVQLPKLEMFALTGKAIEGDILTSVESNTTK, via the exons ATGTACGAGTATCAACGGACCAAGCACCtttatttcttatttccaaCGGCGAGTGCTCTACTCTCTG ATGGGAATCGTATTCCTCAACCTACAACACCTACATCTCAG GGGGACAGATACTCTTTTGAGCCTTTACCTTCATATCTTTCCTGCTCTTATAAGGTCCGGTTAGAGGAGATTGGCAGAAGCTTGAGATGTGAATGCATTGTCACAGAAGTGTTTGGAAGGTCAAGTGAGCCAGAATATGCTGAGACTGCTGCTATATTTCCAGGTCTTTTATTACACTTGCAAACTATCATTTTTCTCTATGGAAATTATTATCTTGTAATGGCTACTATTTATGTTGGACCGGACATTTGGTTTTCTGTACAGCTTCCAAAATTGGAGATGTTTGCTCTTACTGGAAAGGCAATAGAAGGTGATATACTCACTTCAGTTGAAAGTAATACCACAAAGTGA
- the LOC136230386 gene encoding uncharacterized protein isoform X4, whose protein sequence is MYEYQRTKHLYFLFPTASALLSDGNRIPQPTTPTSQVRLEEIGRSLRCECIVTEVFGRSSEPEYAETAAIFPASKIGDVCSYWKGNRR, encoded by the exons ATGTACGAGTATCAACGGACCAAGCACCtttatttcttatttccaaCGGCGAGTGCTCTACTCTCTG ATGGGAATCGTATTCCTCAACCTACAACACCTACATCTCAG GTCCGGTTAGAGGAGATTGGCAGAAGCTTGAGATGTGAATGCATTGTCACAGAAGTGTTTGGAAGGTCAAGTGAGCCAGAATATGCTGAGACTGCTGCTATATTTCCAG CTTCCAAAATTGGAGATGTTTGCTCTTACTGGAAAGGCAATAGAAGGTGA